TCGGCTTTCTTTTATCCAACGTTGACATACATTTTGTCTGTAGCGTATCCCCATCAGATTAAATCCGATTACAATCCGGTTATCTTTTCGAAAAACAATTCGGATACCATGCTGTCCGTCAGGATGTTCCCACCAGAGATGCTCTTCGCCGTCACGGGGTACGTTCGGCACTACACCATATGTCTGATATTCGATGTCAAAAAATTTAGCCGAGTTAAACCAAATCCCACGATCATAAGCTTGGCGTTCACCCGTCAAAACACGCGCCAACGCTTCACCTTGCATGCGACCCGTGTACCAAAGTTGTTCAATTTTGGGATGCGCAGGCTTGGGTTCTATGAACTCCGCACAATCACCGGCGGCATAAATATCAGCAATCGGCGTTTCCAAAAATTGATTGACCAACACACCGCGATTCAGCGGAATTCCGGAAGTACGTAAAAATTCAATATTAGGTTTTACACCGGCCGTCAAACCAACAAACTCGCATGGTATAACTTCTCCGGACTTAGTTACAACCGCATCCACGCGACCTTTATCGTTGCCACGAATCTCCTGAAGTTCGGTATTCAATCGCAAATCTACGTGATGCGCACGGATGTGACGATTAATCATATCCGATTCTTCCGCCGGCAAAATATTATTCCAGTAAGATTTTTCTCGTACAAGGAAAGTCACGTGAATGCCGCGAGAGATCAGCATTTCGGCCATCTCGATACCGATCAAACCTCCTCCCACGATCACAGCACGCTTTACCGACTTGGTGTTTCGCTCCATCAGTTCAAGATCTTGCAAAGAAAATAGTCCCTGCACACCTTGAAGATTTTGACCCGGCCAGCCGAATGTTTGATAGACAGATCCGGTGGCAATAACTAATTTATCGTACTTCATGGTCTCGCCGTTTTTCAGGTAAATCTGTTTTTCGGCAGGTACGACGCGTTCGACTAATCCACGCCTGAGTTGGATTTCATTTTTTTTCCAAAAATCATCTTCATAGGGCTTAGTGTGCTCGTACTTCATGTGCCCCATATAGATATACATCAGTGCCGTACGGGAAAAAAAATAATCACTTTCACCGGAAATAATAGTAATCGGTTGATCGTTGCGTTTACGGACATGGCGAGCTACGGTAGTACCGGCTATACCATTACCGATAATAATAATTTGGGACATAATGGATTTATTAAAACGGGTTATGCGTTGCCCGTATTACGTTTTTTTCGTTTATGGGCAATATGTTTTCGTTCACTAGGGCTGACATAGTTTGATTTTTCGATACATGTTTGAATAATCCGCGCCTTGCGCACTTCTGTTTCAAAACGACGGATAGCTTTCTCAATGGGTTCGTTCTTCCGAACAATCGTTGATAACATGGTACACCTCACAGGTTAGATAGAAGGATATACCGCATATACGCAAACCCCTGGCCAAAGTTTCCGGTTGCTTCATGTAACTTACACTGTGAGTTTTTATTCCCTGTTATTTGATAAACAAAATCTTTCGAGAGTAGGTTTTCCCGTTAGCTACGACCGTTACGAAATATATACCGCTGGCTACTTTATTACCGTGCGTATTTTTTCCATTCCATTCACGCTTATATATCCCTGGCGAAAGTTGGCCGTTAACTAATCTATGCACCAGGCCACCCCGCACATCGTATATACATGCTTTCACTTCCATCGTTTTATTTACTTTCATAACGATGCTGGTTCGTTCATCGAATGGGTTGGGGCTGTTGCAAAGTAGTTGGAGCGGGCTTTCTTCGTACACTGAAACGTTGATCTCAAATTTAACTGTATCGGCTCCGTCTATGTTGTAGGCACGCACTTCTACGACATGAGTGCCTATATCCGTAACCCCCGGTTTCCACTGCACTATACCGGAAATCGAATCGCACTTCAGTGATGAGGGCCCTGATAATATTTGCCAACGCGGCGCAGGATTACCGTTGGCGATAAGACGATACGTCCATGACGAATCCGATCGAATTTTTTGTTTGTTTGGAATTTTTATGATTGGTTTTTGTGTACCGGCTCTATAGAATTCGATACCGCCTCGCAAATTACCGCACACTATATCTCTATCACCGTCATTATCCCAATCTAAAGCAAACGGCACAGCTTGGCCTGTCACTTTAATAGTCGAAAACTTTCCTGCGATCTCCTGAAATACATTTGCATTCTGCCGCTCATAATAGCGTAGTGTTCCGTCTTTGTAGCCTACGATCAAATCTCGATCCGAATCACCATCCCAATCCAATAATATGGGGACGGCATCGGAAAGACCGTTTGCAGCGATTAATGTAACGGTTGCCGTAGAAAAATCAGGATTTAACAGAGTGCCGTTATTAGATATGAGTTGAACTTCTCCACTCTCTTCTCCAATAATCAAATCCAGATCGCCGTCGCCCTCAAAATCTGATAAAAATGGCGAGCTATTATTGCCTATGTCCAAATTTGCATAAAATTGATTTTCTAATGTGAATTCCGGGCTCGTTGAGCTGCCAGTATTGCGGTAAAACATTATTTTACCGTCGAATTTTCCGACAAATAAATCCAAATCGCCGTCATTATCTATATCTCCTAAAGCAGGTGCCGTAATAAATTCATCTTGTGGTATTGTGACAAACCATGAAGAATTGCTTTGGAAAACCCCGTTGGCTGTCTGACGATAAAATAGGATCGCCCCGCTATAGCTACCAAGGATAATATCCAACCGGCCGTCGTTATCCAGATCAGCCATTATGGGGTGGGCGTTACGACCGACATCAATGTTTTGTAATAGATTCTTTGTGATTAACTGAAATTGGGCCGATTGCGGTGTTCCTATGTTTCTATAATACCACAAATTATCCCGGTCTTCTTCACGGTATAGTACGCTTACCAAAAGATCACCGTCGCCGTCACCATCGGCGTCTACAAACGAAGGCATGTTGTATCCTAATGTTTTTAACTGCCGCGATGGGTAAGTAGATGTAGCCGTATCCGGAATAAAAGGATGCGCCGAATCGCCAAGATTTGGTAAAAAATACAAACCCGTACTGAAGAAATCGCCCCAAAATAAATCCGGATCCCGATCATCATCTATATCAAAAAAACAAACTGCGCTTGCACCATGTCTTTGCTCTTCGCTTCGCTTAGCAGGGGTGATGATCGCAATATCTTGAAACGCATCAGTAATAAATTTTAATAAAAAACTGTGTTCGTTCCCCACATTTTCATAATACGACAGTGTTCCGACACTTCTACCAGAAAAAAAATCATAATCACCATCAGAGTCAATGTCTTTAAAAACGGGTACAGTCTGGTCTTCCGTTAAGACGGGTGCATTGAGGGTATCCAACACGGTTTCCGTTTGCAACACAAAATGTGCATTTACCGCGCTCCCTTCATTCTTATAGTAACCCATACGTGCACCGGAAACCCCACAAAATAAATCCAAATCCCCATCCGCATCGGCATCAATAAAACGTACCCATTGATTCACTTCTAAACTGGCAAAATTATCCGTTATCCATAGCCACCGCAAAGGCCCTTCCACGCCGCTATTCATGTAATGCGTTATACGTCCATCGGTTTGTACGATGAACAAATCCGGATCACCATCCGAATCAATATCTGCAAACTCCGTCTTAGGTACATACATCCCGCCGTGCGATGCGTATGGGATCATGCCATCCTGATCGTAGAATGTCAACGCTTCGGTATCTTTGAAATAATTTTGCGAGTAAAGTACGCCCGCCGCGCATAGAAGAAATAGAGAATATCTAACGATCATAATGAGATAATAAGCTACTTAAAGAAACGGTGTCTGATCTCACGGAAACAAGCTAACAGCAATATAGGTAAAAATATCACGGCACTAATAATATGAATACTCTCCGGAATCACATCGTGCATCGTACCTATAGATACTTGCGGCTTTATATCAAAGTAGGAATATACACTGTCAGTTAATGACCCCATTGCCAATGCAATCATAGCAATAGAAAACAAATAAATAATTAGTGACCTTTGCCCAAGTTTAGAACGCACTAACGCAATCGTTGAAATGTTCGTTGCAGGCCCTGCTAACAAAAAAACCAGTGCGGCTCCTGGAGTAATGCCTTTCATGATCAAAGCAGCGGCTATGGGTGTTGACGCACTGGCACACACATATATTGGAATTCCCACCGCAAGCATTATCATCATATTCACCAGCGGGCTATGCATCACATCAATAAAAAAGTTTTCTGGTATGATTGCCGATAAAATGCCAGAGGCAATCAGCCCAAGAAGTAAATAATAAGCTACATCACCCAGTAAATCCGTAAAGGCATAAACAATTCCTGATTTTAAACGATCAAATCGCGTCTCTACAATTTTGTCAGTTTCATTATTACAATTTGTTGAACAATTACACGAAGTCTGCGGATCGTCAGTTTGCTGTATAGTGTCGTTCTGTTTTTGTGACCCAAAAATATTTTCAAGTGAACCACTGACTATGGCAGTAATGAATGCCGCAATGGGTCTAATAATCGTCATGATAGGATCCAAAAAAGCATACGATACAGCGATGGAGTCCACTCCTGTCTCCGGAGTGGACACTAGAAAGCTCATTGTAGCGCCATTACTGGCTCCGTTTTTTTTCAACGACATTCCGACCGGAACCACACTGCATGAACATAACGGCAAGGGAACTCCTATCAGAGCCGCTTTCCATACCGACTTCCAAGAAGAATCCCCAAGATGCTTACCGAGCATTTCAACTGTAAAGAGACCTCTCAGTATACCTGCTAAGATAAAACCAATAAGTAAATAAAATGACGCATCAACAAGTGTATCGGCAATTGATATAAAAATAGATTCTAACATATGTGTGTAATATATGCTCTATCTGACGTTAAACCAAGTCCATCATTGATATTTCACTGTATCAATTACATCATAAACTGTACTGTTATTACTTAAAGAATTTTCTTGCATTTCCATGTCTCGCCGTATATATTTGCGACGTCATTGGCACCTGTAGCTCAATTGGATAGAGCATCTGACTACGGATCAGAAGGTTTGGGGTTCGACTCCCTACGGGTGCACAACAAAGGCTTTAGTTTTTCTAAAGCCTTTTTTACTTTACGGCACTTCGATGCACCGCATTCTCGTTATCATACCTGCTTTTAATGCCCATTCAACAATCAATGGCATTTTATCTGTTTTAAATCAATTTAAAGATCGTTCCCGACCGCTTGATATTGACCTAGACACGCTTGTTGTAGACGACGGTTCAGAGCCCAGGCTAGAAACTCACCTTAATTCAGGCTACGGACATATTATTACACACACACTCAATAAAGGCAAAGGCGCTGCTTTAAAATCAGGTTTTAAGTTTGCTTCCGATGAAAAGTATAACTATGTCGTAACGATGGATGCCGACGGACAGCACGATCCCAATCAACTGCTTGAGATGGTTTCGTTTGGGTTGCGCGGCGACTACGATTTGGTTATTGGCGAGAGAAATATAAGCTTAAAATCAATGAGTTTGGGGCGTTTTCTCTCTAACAAAATTACCACAAAAATTATTCGTAGAATGAGCGGTTTAGATATTAAAGATAGTCAATGCGGTTTTAGGTTTATCAAAATTGATCTACTGGATAAGATTGAGTTGCATACGGATAATTTTGATACCGAATCTGAATTTTTACTTCGCGCTTCAAAATATAAGATCCAATATTCTAATTTTCCGATTCCAACAATCAACAATTTATCCCACAGTCATATCAATCACTTGCGTGATACCGTCCGCTTTATACGGCTTTTACTGAAATCTATTTAGTTTTCAGTATATTAAAACAAAAAAGCCCATCAATTGATGGGCTTTTTTGTTATTACTTCTTAAAAGATGCTTATTTCAACATCATCATCTTCTTGGTCTGCGTGAAAGATTGTTTACCATCTTTCGATACGGCTATCATTCGGTAAATATATACACCGCTTGCTACTTGTTGGTTGTATTTATTCAAACCATTCCAAACAACTTTTTGGAATCCTGATGTTTGGTCAGCATCAACAAGTGTTGTAACTTCTTGTCCAAGGATGTTATACACCTTAATGGTAACTTTAGCAGATACAGGCAATTCGTAACGTATTGTTGTCGTCGGATTAAACGGATTCGGATAATTAGACTTCAAAGCAAACGTACGCGGCATATCCATGGATACGACAACTACGTTGTGCGCTGTGACAGTACCATCATAACCGACATCCGAAATACGATAAGCATACATCTTCCCTGTTTCAGCAGACTTGTCAAGATAATTGTAGTCTGTCGCAGAAGCTTTGGTACCTTGACCTTCGATGCTTGAAACAGTTTGATACTGCGCATTGGCATTCGAAAGTTTACCTGTTGAACGATAATGTTCAGCTTCTTCATCATTTACTTCACGACGTTGGATAAGCCAATATGCATTTTCCGTTTCACTTTCAGTTCTCCATTCGACACGAATTTGACCGTCCGTCGTCGTTGCACGGAAATAAGCTAATTCAACAGGCAACGAATTGTCAAAAGTCGTAGTACCTAAGGTGAAATACGTCGGACTATTCAAACCTGCAAGTGAAGTTGCATTGGACAATATGTAACCCGCCGTATCGCCATCGGTAGTTGCCGATTCTAAAGTATCAACACCAACACCGCCAATATTATCCCATGTACTGAAGTCCGTAGAACGTGCTACTCGCAGATTAGCTTCAACTGACGCAAAATCGCTAATAGCCCTGCGCGCATACACTAAACGCGCGGTCAAATCACTGCCTGTGAAATCATTTCCAGCCGTGCGCGTAACGGTATGATATCTAATATCGGAAACCTTGACTAACCCACCATTTAAAGTTCCGGCATTTGCCGAGGAGTGGGCTAATGAAGTTCTTACCGTCGGAGGTGTAGCATCTGTACTGGCGGCTATTTCTATTGGGCGGAAGAACCGATATAAGGCATTACCCGTAGGGAATGTTCGCGCAACATAAGTTTGGGAGGCGGGCCATGTAATTACTACATTACCATCCACGAAGGACAACGAATCACCGCCTGTTACTGGGTCAGTTGCCGTTTTTGTTAAGATCAACGAATTCGATCCCGTCACAATGAACCCGCCCACTAATTGCAATTCATCAGAAACCGATGTATTCGATGATAATGTCACTCTACCGCTATCAATGATACGAAGGTTTTCAAACGTGGGTCCGCCAGTAACCGTTAAACCTGCAGCTGTTGCTCTAAATACCGTAGTATCGGCCAAAGCGGTCAGTGTACCATGATTACGGAAGCTTCCGCTCAACCATGTTGCCGTTAAATTAGCTCCATCAAAGGTACCGCCACTATGTACAATCAAACTATCCACGTTGTAGTACGCATCCGAAGCCGACGGCGCAAACGTTCCTGCTACAACTCGCAAGTTACCTGTTACATCGTAGTTTGCGTTGGCGGCAACAGTATTTGAACTTCCGTTAACCGTCACATTATTCAATGAAGCGCTACCTGCACCGTTCAGTGTCTGTGTGGAATTACCCGTAAAATGAACCGTTCCTGACGAATGCGTGATGGATCCTGCGTTTGAAAT
The genomic region above belongs to bacterium and contains:
- a CDS encoding SO_0444 family Cu/Zn efflux transporter; translation: MLESIFISIADTLVDASFYLLIGFILAGILRGLFTVEMLGKHLGDSSWKSVWKAALIGVPLPLCSCSVVPVGMSLKKNGASNGATMSFLVSTPETGVDSIAVSYAFLDPIMTIIRPIAAFITAIVSGSLENIFGSQKQNDTIQQTDDPQTSCNCSTNCNNETDKIVETRFDRLKSGIVYAFTDLLGDVAYYLLLGLIASGILSAIIPENFFIDVMHSPLVNMMIMLAVGIPIYVCASASTPIAAALIMKGITPGAALVFLLAGPATNISTIALVRSKLGQRSLIIYLFSIAMIALAMGSLTDSVYSYFDIKPQVSIGTMHDVIPESIHIISAVIFLPILLLACFREIRHRFFK
- the rpsU gene encoding 30S ribosomal protein S21 — its product is MLSTIVRKNEPIEKAIRRFETEVRKARIIQTCIEKSNYVSPSERKHIAHKRKKRNTGNA
- a CDS encoding FAD-dependent oxidoreductase; translation: MSQIIIIGNGIAGTTVARHVRKRNDQPITIISGESDYFFSRTALMYIYMGHMKYEHTKPYEDDFWKKNEIQLRRGLVERVVPAEKQIYLKNGETMKYDKLVIATGSVYQTFGWPGQNLQGVQGLFSLQDLELMERNTKSVKRAVIVGGGLIGIEMAEMLISRGIHVTFLVREKSYWNNILPAEESDMINRHIRAHHVDLRLNTELQEIRGNDKGRVDAVVTKSGEVIPCEFVGLTAGVKPNIEFLRTSGIPLNRGVLVNQFLETPIADIYAAGDCAEFIEPKPAHPKIEQLWYTGRMQGEALARVLTGERQAYDRGIWFNSAKFFDIEYQTYGVVPNVPRDGEEHLWWEHPDGQHGIRIVFRKDNRIVIGFNLMGIRYRQNVCQRWIKESRTIDYVLQNLGEANCDPEFFMQYESHIIAEYNRRYPAQNLLLQVQRGLHFIVR
- a CDS encoding VCBS repeat-containing protein, which encodes MIVRYSLFLLCAAGVLYSQNYFKDTEALTFYDQDGMIPYASHGGMYVPKTEFADIDSDGDPDLFIVQTDGRITHYMNSGVEGPLRWLWITDNFASLEVNQWVRFIDADADGDLDLFCGVSGARMGYYKNEGSAVNAHFVLQTETVLDTLNAPVLTEDQTVPVFKDIDSDGDYDFFSGRSVGTLSYYENVGNEHSFLLKFITDAFQDIAIITPAKRSEEQRHGASAVCFFDIDDDRDPDLFWGDFFSTGLYFLPNLGDSAHPFIPDTATSTYPSRQLKTLGYNMPSFVDADGDGDGDLLVSVLYREEDRDNLWYYRNIGTPQSAQFQLITKNLLQNIDVGRNAHPIMADLDNDGRLDIILGSYSGAILFYRQTANGVFQSNSSWFVTIPQDEFITAPALGDIDNDGDLDLFVGKFDGKIMFYRNTGSSTSPEFTLENQFYANLDIGNNSSPFLSDFEGDGDLDLIIGEESGEVQLISNNGTLLNPDFSTATVTLIAANGLSDAVPILLDWDGDSDRDLIVGYKDGTLRYYERQNANVFQEIAGKFSTIKVTGQAVPFALDWDNDGDRDIVCGNLRGGIEFYRAGTQKPIIKIPNKQKIRSDSSWTYRLIANGNPAPRWQILSGPSSLKCDSISGIVQWKPGVTDIGTHVVEVRAYNIDGADTVKFEINVSVYEESPLQLLCNSPNPFDERTSIVMKVNKTMEVKACIYDVRGGLVHRLVNGQLSPGIYKREWNGKNTHGNKVASGIYFVTVVANGKTYSRKILFIK
- a CDS encoding glycosyltransferase family 2 protein, translating into MHRILVIIPAFNAHSTINGILSVLNQFKDRSRPLDIDLDTLVVDDGSEPRLETHLNSGYGHIITHTLNKGKGAALKSGFKFASDEKYNYVVTMDADGQHDPNQLLEMVSFGLRGDYDLVIGERNISLKSMSLGRFLSNKITTKIIRRMSGLDIKDSQCGFRFIKIDLLDKIELHTDNFDTESEFLLRASKYKIQYSNFPIPTINNLSHSHINHLRDTVRFIRLLLKSI